GTGCCGCGGCGCACGGTGCGGATCTCGCCGTCGGCGGTGAGCAGTTCGAAAGACAGCACATGGCGGGAGAAGGAGCCGGACACATGGTGGTTCCTCCCGTGGATGTCCGCGCCGATCGCTCCGCCGACGGTGACGTACCGGGTGCCGGGCGTCACCGGCACGAACCAGCCGAGCGGCAGCAGCACCTCCATCAGCCGATGTAGGGAGACGCCCGCGTCGCACAGCACGGTGCCGCCTTCGGCGTCGATCGCGTGGACGCGGTTCAGGCCGGTCATGTCGAACACCGCGCCACCGGCGTTCTGTGCCGCGTCCCCGTACGCCCGTCCCAGGCCCCTCGGGATGCCACCACGGGCCCCACAGCCCCGGACGGCGGCCACGGCCTCCTCGTAGCTCCGTGGACGGATCAAGCGGGCCGCGGTGGGGGCGGTGCGCCCCCATCCCGTGACGGGAACGGTGTCGGCAGACATGCCGGTGACCGTATCGCCGCTATAGAGATGATTCGATCGAAAACATCACTTCTCTCCCCAAAATGGGTGATTAATGGGATGTCGCTCAATAGTGCCGGAGTTCCCGCCCATCCCTCGAAGCGTCACCGCCCGGTCCCCGTGGCCTGACCCGACGCCATCCCGCGTTTTCGGGTACTCACACATCGGTCTTCCGCGCGGAGGGCAAGATCCGATCATGGACTGGCTGAAGAGACTCCCCGTCGTCGGGCCCCTCTGGGTGCGCCTGACGGCCACGCACGCGTGGCGGTCGTACGAACGGCTGGACCGGGTGAAGTGGACCCGGCTGGCCGCGGCGATGACGTTCACCAGCTTCGTCGCGCTGTTTCCGCTGCTCACGGTGGCCGCAGCGATCGCCGCCGCGACGCTCAGCACGGAGCAGCAGAACGACCTCCAGGACAAGATCGCCGATCAGGTGCCCGGCATCTCCGAGCAGCTGAACATCGGCGACCTGGTCCAGAACGCCGGCACCGTCGGCCTCATCGCGGCCGCCGCCCTGCTGTTCACCGGCATCGGCTGGGCCGGCTCGATGCGCGAGTGTCTGCGCGCGGTGTGGGAGCTGCCCGACGAGGACGAGAACGCGATCCTGCGCAAGGGCAAGGACCTGGGCATCCTGATCGGGTTCGGCGGCGCGGTCCTGGTCACGCTCGCCATCTCCACCGTCGCCTCCGCGCTGGTCGACTGGATCAGCGGCGAACTGGGCCTCCAGGAGGGCGGCGCGGGCCGGGTCCTGCTGCGCGTCGTCGCGTTCGTCATCGCCGTACTCGCCGACTTCCTGCTCCTGCTGTACGTCCTGACCCTGCTGCCCGGAGTCGAGCCGACGCGCCGCCGTCTGTTCGTCGCCGCGCTGACCGGCGCGATCGGCTTCGAACTGCTGAAGCTGCTGCTGAGCGGCTATATGCAGGGCGTGGCGACGAAGAGCATGTACGGCGCGTTCGGCGTCCCCGTCGCCCTGCTGCTGTGGATCAACTTCACGGCGAAACTGGTGCTGTTCTGCGCCGCGTGGACGGCCACGGAAAGCAAGGAGCAGGAGCTCACGGACGAGATGAGCGACGACGTACCAGATCCGGCAGCGGCCAGCGGCGGTTGACGAGGAACGCGGCGCCCGCGAGCAGCACAAGAAGGCCGCCGGTGATCGCGAGGGCGGTGCCCATGCCGCGGGAGCCGCCGTCGGCCGTGGCGGACGAGACGGGCTTCGCCGAGGCTCCTGAGCCCGCGGAGTCCCCGGAGGCACCCCCGGCCTCGCCGGACTCCCCCGGCTGGGCGCTGGACTGCGCGGCGCCCTTCGGCGGCACCAGTTCGCCCACCGGCACCACCTTGCCGGCCGCCTTGAAGCCCCAGTCGAAGAGCTTCGCGGTCTCCTTGTAGACCTCGTTGTGCTCTTCCTTGGACGGGTTCATGACGGTGACGAGCAGCACCCTGCCATTGCGCTCGGCGACCCCGGTGAAGGTGGCGCCGGCGTTGGTGGTGTTGCCGTTCTTCACACCTGCGATGCCCTGGTACTGCGAGATGTCGTAGTCGCCGCTCAGCAGTCGGTTGGTGTTCTGGATCTCGAAGGGCTTGCGGACGGTCTTGCCCTTCTTGTCCTTCTTCGTCTCGCCGGGGAACTTCGCGGTGACCGTCGAGCAGTACTCGCGGAAGTCCTTCTTCTGCAGGCCGGAACGGGCGAACAGGGTCAGGTCGTAGGCGGAGGAGACCTGGCCGGGGGCATCGTAGCCGTCGGGGCTGACCACATGGGTGTCGAGGGCCTGGAGCTCCTGGGCGTGCTCGTTCATCTCCGTGACGGTCTTGGCGACGCCCTTGTTCATCGCGGACAGGACGCGCACGGCGTCGTTGCCGGAGCGAAGGAAGACGCCGAGCCACAGGTCGTGGACCGTGTACGTCTCGCCTTCCTTTATCCCGACCAGGCTGGAGCCGGCGCCCATGCCCGCGAGGTCGGAGGAGACGACCTTGTGCTGCTCGGTCTTGGCGAACTTGGGCAGCACGGTGTCCGCGAAGAGCATCTTCATGGTGCTCGCCGGGGGCAGCCGCCAGTGCGCGTTGTGTGCGGCGAGCACATCGCCGGACTCGGCGTCCGTGACGATCCAGGAGCGCGCGGTGATGTCCTTGGGCAGCACCGGGACCCCGCTCGCGAGATTGACCTGCGTGCCCGCCTGACCGAGCCGTGAGCCGCCCACGGTCGACATGTTCGCCGGGGGAGTGACGCTCGGCGACGCGCTCGGCGACGCGCTCGGTGACGGGCTGGGAGCCGCGAGAGCGACCGGCGCGGTCAGCGCGAGGGAGGACAGGGCGGCGGCGGAGGTGACCAGCAGGGATCGCCTGGCGGTCTTCTTCTGGGGTGCGGACACGCTCAGGAACGTACATGGCGCGGAGGGTGAAGTCCCAGCACCCTCCCCACCCCGGCCGCCGAACCGGACAACGGCCCGCGATACTGGACCCATGAAGCTCAGCCGCCCCGTCTCCTGGTTCCTGCTCGCCTTCGGGGTGTGGAGCTGGATCATCTGGATCACTTTCGTCAAGAACCTCGTCAAGGACGCCAGCGGGCTCGCGTTCGACGACGCGGGCGACCCGACGGGGTACTTCTGGGTGCACCTGCTGCTGGCCGTCGTCTCCTTCGTATTGGGGACGGTCGTCGGGCTCATCGGGTTGCGTGGAGTGCGCGCACTGCGCCGGAACTCACAGCCGACCCTCGAGAGTTAGCAGACCGTGGTCATCGCCTTCGCACTGCTCGCCCTGGCCGTCCTCGTGACGGCCAACTGGTACCTGTGGCGCCGGCTGTTCCGCGACACCACCGGCGGCCCCGGCCGGGCCCGCCGCGTGGGCGCGGTGCTCATCGGCGGCGGCTGGGTGCTGGCGGTCGGTGCCCTGGTCGCGGAGCGCACCGGCGCCCCCTTCTGGCTCCAGCGCGTGCTCGCGTGGCCCGGCTTCCTGTGGCTGGCGCTGTCGATCTACCTGCTGCTCGCGGTCGTGGCGGGAGAGGTCGTACGACCCCTGCTGCGACGTTTCCTCGATCGCCGGGACGGGCGCGGCGAGCCCGCCGTGACCGCCGTACCGCACCCGGAGCGGGTACCGGCGGGAGCACCTGCCGAGAAGCCGCAGGGGGCCGGGAGCCCGCCCCAGGAATCCGGGAAGGGCGGACCCGCGTCGGAGGAGCCGTCGGAACCCGGCGGATCCCCCCTCGTCGCCGCTCCCTCCCGCCGCCTCTTCGTCTCCCGGGTCGTCGCCGGAGCCGCCGCCGCGGCCGCCGTGGGAACCGTCGGCTTCGGCACTTACGGCGTCCTGCGCGGGCCCGGGGTCAAGCGGGTCACCGTGCCGCTGGCGAAGCTCCCGCGCGCGGCGCACGGCTACCGGATCGCGGTGGTCAGCGACATCCACCTGAGCCCGGTGCTCGGCCGTGGGTTCGCCCAGAAGGTCGTCGACACCATCAACTCCACCCGGCCCGACCTGATCGCGGTCGTCGGTGACCTGGTCGACGGCAGCGTGAAGGATCTCGGCCCGGCGGCAGCCCCCCTCGCCCGGCTCGAGGCACGGCACGGCTCGTTCTTCGTCACCGGCAACCACGAGTACTTCTCCGGTGCCGAGCAGTGGGTCGAGGAGGTACGGCGGCTCGGTCTGCGCCCGCTGGAGAACGACCGTACGGAACTGGCGTGGTTCGACCTCGCCGGCGTCAACGACATCGCGGGCGAGAGCGAGGGCCAGGGCCCCGACTTCGGCAAGGCCCTCGGCGACCGGGACACGGCACGCGCGTGCGTGCTCCTCGCCCACCAGCCGGTCCAGATCCACGACGCCGTCGACCACGGCGTCGACCTCCAGCTCTCCGGACACACCCACGGCGGCCAGCTCTGGCCCGGCAACCTCCTCGCGGAGGCCGCGAACCCGACCGTCGCCGGCCTGGAGCGCTACGGCGACACACAGCTCTACGTCAGCCGCGGCGCCGGCGCCTGGGGCCCGCCCACGCGCGTGGGCGCCCCGTCGGACATCACGGTGATCGAACTGGCGTCGAAGCAGGCCTGAACAGCGGCCCGGGCCGTCGTACGGCTGTGCCCGGTACGGGAGCCGTCGCGCAGCCACCGGCGAGCAGGGTCTCGTGCGAACAGAACCTGCCTGCTGCGTACGAGGCGCGGGACCCTGGGATCCCGATCACTGGCTGCTGAGAGGCGTTCCGGTCCGTGGCTGCGGCGGATCGTGGAGCGGGCGATCATGGCGCGGGCCGTCGCGTCGGTCACGGTGTGCGCCCGGATGTTCGTCTACGTGATGGCCCGTTGACCGTCGTCCGGAGCCCCTGTGGGAACTCTGTGAAACATGGCCGAAATCCGCTGCGGTAACGTCTTGCCCAACTCGACAAATCCCTCTTCCCCCAGGTGAAACACCTGTGATTAGGTGATCCGCGCCACTAGGGGGTGGCATGTGCACTGGGGCCCATGGGGTCCGGGGAGGGCAAACCGATGCGGTCGGTTCGCGTGCGGATTCTCGCGACGCTGCTTGTTCTGGGGGCCGTGGGAGTAGGCGGCTGGCAGTTGCTCCCGTCCGAAGGGACGGGCAGGACGATCAAGGTGGGGACGACGGACGAAGTCACCTCACTCGATCCGGCCGGCGCCTATGACGCCGGTTCCTGGGCGCTGTTCAACAACGTTTTCCAGTCACTGCTGGCCTTCGAGCCAGGCAGTGCCACACCCGTCCCCGACGCGGCCGAGAGCTGTGCGTTCGAGGGCAGTGATCTGCGCACGTACCGCTGCGTGCTGCGCGGGGGTCTCAAGTTCCCGAGCGGCCGCGAGATGACCGCCAAGGACGTCAAGTACTCCTTCGACCGGGTCAAGAAGATCAACTCGGATGTCGGCCCCGCCTCGCTGCTGAGCACCCTGCAGTCGGTCGGTGCCAGTGGCCGGACGGTCACCTTCCGGCTGTCCTCGCCCGACGCCACCTTCCCGTTCAAGGTGGCCACGGGAGCCGGCGCCATCGTCGACAGCACCAAGTACCCCGCCAGCTCGCTGCGCACCGACAACGGCGTCGACGGCACCGGGCCGTACGAACTGACGGCGTATACGAAGGGCAAGAAGGCGGTCCTCGCGCCCAACAGCGACTACAAGGGCGAGATCGACAGCAACGGCCGCCCCGTCGAACTCGACTACTACGGCGACTCGGACAAGCTGAACAGCGCCTGGAAGGCGAAGCGGATCGACGTCGCCTACCGGCAGCTGCCGCCCGATGTCCTCGCCGGACTGAACCCGAGCGACCCCGGCCAGCGCGTCTCGGAGGCCGACAGCTCCGAGGTCCGCAACCTCTACCTCAACACCCGCGCGGGCAAGCCCCTGCATGACCCCAAGGTGCGTCAGGCCATGGCCTGGCTGATCAACCGCGAGCAGCTGGCCGCCTCGGTGTACGAGGGGACCGTCGACCCGCTCTACTCGCTGATCCCGACCGGCATCACCGGCCACACCACGTCGTTCTTCGACGCCTACGCGGAGCCGAGCGTCAAGAAGGCGCGCGCCCTGCTCACCGAGGCCGGCGTCACCACCCCGGTCAGCTTCACCTACGGCTACGGCCTCACCAGCGGTTCCGCCGCCGCGGAGGCCAAGGAGCTCAAGAAGCAGCTGGAGGCGAGCGGCCTGTTCAAGGTGACGCTCAAGGGCTACGAGTGGACCGACTTCCAAAAGCGCTGGGCGACCGGGAAGCTGGACGCCTACGCGGTGGGCTGGGTGGCCGACTACCCCGACCCGGACACCTACGGCTCCCCGCTCGTCGGTTCCGACGGCACCATGAACACCGGCTACAGCAGCCACGAGGTCGACCATCTGATCCAGGACAGTCAGCGCTATGCCGACCGCGGCGAGGCGGGGCAGGACTTCCGCGACCTCCAGTCGGACATCGCCCGCGATGTCCCGGTCATCCCGCTGTGGCAGGCCAAGGACTACGTCGTGACCAGCGAGGACGTCGGTGGCGGCCAGTACCTCTCGGACGGCACCGGAGTCTTTCGTCTCTGGCGCCTCAGCTGGATCTGATGCCGACGTCCTGGATCTGATGCCGACGTCCTGGATCTGATCCCCGAGGTGTGCGCGGGGTGAGGAGCAAACGTGTTGAGACGCAACTCCTTCCGGCTGCCCCGGCATCCGGCTTCCGTCGGTCTCGCCCGGCGGCGGGTCCGGGACCACCTGGCCGACTGGGGCCACGGACCGGACGATCCGGCGCTGGCCGACGCGGTTCTGCTGGTGTCGGAACTGGCCACCAACGTGGTGCGCCACGGGCTGCTCCTGGAGCGGGAGTTCGAGGTCGCGGTGACCGCCCTCGCGGACGGCTCCTGCCTGATAGAGGTCTCCGACGAGGATCGGCTGGAACCCCGGCTGCGGGTGGTCGGTGAGTGGGAGGAGACCGGCCGCGGTCTGCATCTGGTGGAGAACATCGCCGCCGCGTGGGGGGTGTGGAGCCGGGGGCGGCACGGCAAGACCGTGTGGGCCCTGGTGAGGGCCGACTGAGCGGACGTACGCGTGGGGTCACTGACCCGCGGACATCCGCGCCGGCAGGCTGACCGTCACCGCCAGTCCCTCGCCCGGAGCCGTGCGGACCGCCACCTCGCCGCCGTGGGCCCGCACGACGCCCTGCACGATCGCCAGACCGAGGCCGCTGCCCGCGCCGCCGCCGACCCGGAAGAACCGGTCGAAGACGCGCGCCGCGTCGTCCGCGTGCAGCCCTGGACCCTCGTCCGCGACACACAGCCGTACGACCCCGTCCTCGCGCTCCACCTCCAGCCGCACCGGCACCTCGGCGGGCGTGTGCGTGCGCACGTTGGCCACCAGGTTGCCCAGGACCTGTCTGAGCCCCGACTCGTCGGCCCGCACCAACAGCGAGCCTTCAGCGGCGACCTCGACGGGCCGGCCGGGCTGCTGCACCCGCAGATCCTCGGCCGCGTCCCGCACCAGCCGGCTCAGGTCGATGTTCCTGAACCGCAGTTCGGGCTGCTGGTCGAGGCGGGCGAGAGTGAGCAGCTCGTCGACGAGCCGCCCCATCCGGTCCGTCTCCGCGAGCACCCGAGCCCAGGCGCGCTTGCGGTCGTCCGGGTCCGACAGCATGCCCTTGTCGTACAGCTGGAGGTAGCCGCGTATCGCGGACAGCGGGGTGCGCAGCTCATGCGAGGCGTCGGCGACGAAGCTGCGCAGCTGGGCCGTGCTCTGCTCGCGCGTGCGGTACGCCGACTCCACCTGGTGGAGCATGGAGTTGAGGGCGACCCGCAGCTGCTCGACCTCCAGGGTGGCCTCGCAGCTGGAGGGGATGCGCCGGGTCAGGTCGCCCTCGGCGATCGCGGACGAGGTCTCCACCATGTCCTCCAGCGGCCGCATCCGGCGCCGGACGCTGAACATCGTCAGACAGGCCAGCAGCGCGAGCAGCAGACTGCCGATCGCGAGGTCGAGCCGGACGGCCTTGGCGACACCCTGGTGCAGGACGTCGGTGGGCGCGGCGAGCAGGGCGTAGGAGCCGTCACCGAGCCGGGCCGCCGTGGCGCGGTAGGTGGAGCCGTCCAGAGTGACGTCGTGCGGCTCGGAGTCGGCGGCGAGCGCGCGCGGGTCGCCCACTGCCGTCGCCAGGCCCCGCTGCGACTCGGTCGGATCGAAGCCGAGGATCCCGACCGGCTCGCCCCGGCTGTCGACGGCCGCGAAGACGGTCTCCGCCGAGCGCTCCTCGCTCGATTCCTGCTGTGCCGGCATGAGCCGGTCGCGCACGAAGCCCAGCATGCTCAGCGAGTCGATCTCCCGCAGGGTGATCTGCGAACCGCCCAGGGAGTCCCGGGTCTTGAGGAGTTCGCTGTCGATCTGGTCGAGCAGGTAGTACCGCATGCCCATCACGCTCACGGCGGTCGCCGCGACGATGCCGATCGCGAGCAGCGCCACATTGGCCAGCGTCAGCTTGCCGCGCAGCGAATGGATGCCGTGTCGGCCACGAGGCAGGCGGACTTTCATGCGAGCCCGTATCCGACACCCCGCCGGGTGGTGATCACCGGCGGTCCCAGGGCGTCCAGTTTGCGCCGCAGATAGCTGATGTAGGTCTCGACGACGGTCGACTCGGGCGGGGTGTGCTCGTACTGCCAGACATGGCGCAGGAGTTGCTCCTTGGGCACGATCCGGCCGCCGTTGCGCACCAGGAAGCGCAGGAGTGCGTACTCGGTGGGGGTGAGCTGGACCGTGCGGCCGTCGCGGTGCACCGAGTACGTCGTCTCGTCCAGCTCCAGGTCGCCGTAGCGCAGGGGCGGGCGCTGGGGCAGGACGTCGGCCGGGCGGGTGCGGCGCAGGACCGCGGTGATCCGGGCGACGACCTCGTCGATGTTGAACGGCTTGGTGATGTAGTCGTCGCCGAAGCCGAGCGCGCCGACGATCTCGGCGGGAGAGTCCCGCGCGGTGAGGAAGACCAGGGCCAGATCGGGCCGCCGCTCGCGCAGTTCACGGCCGAGGGCGCGGCCGTCGCCGTCGGGCAGCATCACATCGAGCAGGGCCGCGTCCGGGCGGGTGCGGTCGGTGAGCGCGAGCGCCTCGCGGACGGAGCCTGCGACCATCACCTCGAACCGGTGATAGCGCAGGGCGATGGCGAGCACGTCGGCGATGCTCTCCTCGTCCTCCACCACCAGCACGGTGCCCGGACTCTTCGTCTCTCCCCCAGTCATGCCCCCAGTATCGGCCGGGCCACTGACAGTGGGGCCGGTTCGCTCTTTGGAGTTCCTTGAGAGTCATGGGCGTCTGATGTCCACGCGCGTGTGCCAACGCCAATCCTGTTGCGAGGACCTGGGGGACCGACCGACGACCGACAGGGGAGTGTGGAGCGTGGCGGTATTGGCACGCTGGTGCTATCGGCACCGGCTGGTGGTCCTGTTGCTGTGGGTGGGGGCGTTGTTCGGGCTCGGCGCGGCCGGTACGTCCGCGGGCACGAACTACGCGGACGTCTTCTCGCTGCCCAACACGGACTCCAAGACGGCGTACGACCTGATGGCGAAGGCCTTCCCGGAGCGCGCGGGCGACACCGACACCGTGGTGTGGAAGGTCGAGGAGGGATCGGTACGGGACCAGTCCGTACGGTCCCGGATCGAGCCCGTGCTGAAGGAGATCGGCGCGATGAAGGGCGTCGGCGAGGTCACCGACCCGTACGGGGCACAGGGCGCGGCGCAGATCAGCGAGGACGGGCGGATCGCGTACGCCCAGGTCACCTTCGCCGAGCAGGCGAACGCGGTACCGAAGGACCTGGTCCAGGACGTCGTCGACGCGGCGGAGCACGCGCGCGGTGACGGCCTCCAGGTCGAACTGGGCGGCCAGGCCATCACACGCGTCCAGGAGCCGCCCACCGGGACCGCCGAGATCGTCGGCATCCTCGCGGCGGCCGTCGTGCTGTTCCTGGCCTTCGGCTCGCTCTTCGCGATGCTGCTGCCGATCCTGGTCGCCCTGTTCGGCGTGGGCACCGGCGTGTTCTCCACGACGCTGATCAGCCATGTCACCAACGTGCCCGAACTCGCCTCGCTGCTCTCCACCCTGATCGGCCTGGGCGTCGGCATCGACTACGCCCTGTTCATCGTCACCCGGCACCGCAAGGGCATCCAACGCGGCCTGGATCCGGAGGAGGCGGCGGTCACCGCCCTCAACACCTCCGGGCGGGCCGTGCTGTTCGCGGGCGGCACGGTGTGCATCGCGCTGGCCGGCATGCTGGTGACCAACCTGCGCTTCCTGGACGGCGTGGTCATCGGCACCTCGCTGACCGTCGTCCTGAGCGTCCTCGCGGCCGTGACCCTGCTGCCCGCGCTGCTCGGCCTCCTGGGCCACCGGGTGCTCAGTCGCCGCCAGCGGCGCAAGCTGGCCGCGAACGGACCCGACACGGACCGTCCCAGCGGTCTCGCCGCCCGCTGGTCCGCGACCGTGGAACGCCGCCCGCGCACGGTGGCCGTCCTCGCGGTCGCCGTGATGGCGATGCTCGCCCTTCCGCTCCTGTCCCTGCGCCTCGGCACCGTCGACCAGGGCAACGACGAGGCCTCGTCGACGACCAGGAAGGCGTACGACCTGCTCGCCGAGGGCTTCGGCCCCGGCTTCAACGGACCGCTCCAGGTCGTCGTGAAGGGCGACGCGGGCGCGTCCCTGGTGACGTCGATCCGGCGGACGGAGGGCGTGGCCCAGGCGGCCTCCGCGCCCCCTGCCAACGGCGTCACGGTCATCCAGGTCGTCCCGACCACCTCACCACAGGCCAAGGAGACGGACGAACTCATCGACACCCTGCGGGACGAGGTGATCCCGGACGCGGGCGTCGAGGCGCACGTGGGCGGCGTCACGGCGGTCTCCAAGGACTTCGCGTCGGTGACGGCCGACCGGCTGCCGTACTTCATCGCCACGATCATCGGCCTGGGCTTCCTGCTGCTCCTGATCGCCTTCCGCTCGGTGGTGGTCCCGCTCACGGCCGCCCTGATGAACCTGATCGCGGCCGCCGCCTCCTTCGGCGTCCTGGTCGCGATATTCCAGTGGGGCTGGGGCCTCGACCTGCTCGGCCTCGGCAAGGAGGGCCCCATCGCGGCCTTCCTTCCGATCATCATGCTGTCGCTCCTGTTCGGCCTCTCCATGGACTACCAGGTGTTCCTGGTCAGCCGGATGCACGAGGAGTGGGTGCACACGAGGGACAACGCGCGCGCGGTGCGCGTGGGCCTCGCCGAGACCAGCCGCGTCATCAACTCCGCCGCTCTGATCATGGTCTGCGTCTTCCTGGCGTTCGTGCTCAGCGGCGACTACGGGGCCGCCATGGCGGGTGTGGGACTCGCCGCCGCGGTCGCCCTGGACGCCTTCATCCTGCGCACGGCCCTGGTGCCGGCCGCGATGCATCTGCTCGGTGACGCCAACTGGTGGCTGCCGAAGGGGCTGGAGAAGCGGCTGCCGCATCTCGCGGTGGAGCCGAAGGAGGAGGCGGTTCCGGCGACGGCGGCCCCCTCGGGCGGCCCGGCGTCGGCCGTCCACGGCTTCGTCCGCACGGCGGACGGCGAGCCCGTGGAGGGCGCGGCCGTCTCGCTGCTGTCGGCCGGGGGCCGTCAGCTGGACCGGGTGGAGTCGCTGGCCGACGGCTCGTACATCGTCTCGGTTCCCGCACCCGGGACGTACCTGTTGGCGACCACGGCCCCGGCGTACGGCTCGCGCGCGCGGCACGTCGTCGTGGGGGAGGGGCCACTGGTGTGCGACGTCGAACTGGTCGAGGGCGAGGTCGACGCCGTCAACTGACGTGACTAGGACTTCCTGCCGGGGTCTGGCATCACCTTCGTCATCCCCGGCAGGAAGTCCGTGAACAGTTCGTGCACCTCCCGTACGAGCGGCCTGAGGACCCGGAACCGGGCCAGCGACACGCCCCTCGCGGTGAGCCTGGCGCCGCGTTCGGCGAGCCGGTAGCTCCGCTCGCGGCCCTCCGTGCGGTCGAAGATCCAGTACAGGACGAGCCCCATCTGCGACAGCCACATCAACTCGGGGAGGATGTCCCGGAGTTCCTCCGGCACCTTCGTCTTCGTCGCGCCCCGCAGCACCTCGCGGTGTACGGCGATCGCCTCCACGCGCGCGTGCTCCGACTCGGGCGAGAACGGGCTGAGCGGGCTGTCGGGATCGGCGGCGTTCTTGAAGAACTGCACCGCGAACTCGTGATACGGCTGCGCGATGTCCAGCCAGACCTTCAGCACGCCCGCGAGCCGCGCCTCCAGGTCGCTCTCCCGGGCCAGGACCTCCCGGACCGCCGCCTGGTGCTCGGCGGCGA
This portion of the Streptomyces canus genome encodes:
- a CDS encoding MMPL family transporter — encoded protein: MARWCYRHRLVVLLLWVGALFGLGAAGTSAGTNYADVFSLPNTDSKTAYDLMAKAFPERAGDTDTVVWKVEEGSVRDQSVRSRIEPVLKEIGAMKGVGEVTDPYGAQGAAQISEDGRIAYAQVTFAEQANAVPKDLVQDVVDAAEHARGDGLQVELGGQAITRVQEPPTGTAEIVGILAAAVVLFLAFGSLFAMLLPILVALFGVGTGVFSTTLISHVTNVPELASLLSTLIGLGVGIDYALFIVTRHRKGIQRGLDPEEAAVTALNTSGRAVLFAGGTVCIALAGMLVTNLRFLDGVVIGTSLTVVLSVLAAVTLLPALLGLLGHRVLSRRQRRKLAANGPDTDRPSGLAARWSATVERRPRTVAVLAVAVMAMLALPLLSLRLGTVDQGNDEASSTTRKAYDLLAEGFGPGFNGPLQVVVKGDAGASLVTSIRRTEGVAQAASAPPANGVTVIQVVPTTSPQAKETDELIDTLRDEVIPDAGVEAHVGGVTAVSKDFASVTADRLPYFIATIIGLGFLLLLIAFRSVVVPLTAALMNLIAAAASFGVLVAIFQWGWGLDLLGLGKEGPIAAFLPIIMLSLLFGLSMDYQVFLVSRMHEEWVHTRDNARAVRVGLAETSRVINSAALIMVCVFLAFVLSGDYGAAMAGVGLAAAVALDAFILRTALVPAAMHLLGDANWWLPKGLEKRLPHLAVEPKEEAVPATAAPSGGPASAVHGFVRTADGEPVEGAAVSLLSAGGRQLDRVESLADGSYIVSVPAPGTYLLATTAPAYGSRARHVVVGEGPLVCDVELVEGEVDAVN
- a CDS encoding TetR/AcrR family transcriptional regulator; its protein translation is MPANNDGPDEGSTPSKSEQTSKSEQTRALILETAMRLFQERGYDKTTMRAIAQEAGVSVGNAYYYFAGKEHLIQGFYDRIAAEHQAAVREVLARESDLEARLAGVLKVWLDIAQPYHEFAVQFFKNAADPDSPLSPFSPESEHARVEAIAVHREVLRGATKTKVPEELRDILPELMWLSQMGLVLYWIFDRTEGRERSYRLAERGARLTARGVSLARFRVLRPLVREVHELFTDFLPGMTKVMPDPGRKS